The following proteins are co-located in the Hevea brasiliensis isolate MT/VB/25A 57/8 chromosome 11, ASM3005281v1, whole genome shotgun sequence genome:
- the LOC110662236 gene encoding cytochrome P450 CYP72A616-like has protein sequence MEASIFQTLFFSFVLLTLYALIRVAYVIWLKPKSIEKHLRKQGIRGTSYKLIHGDRKEITRCNMEAVTKPISLNDPIIPRVFPFFDALVKNYGKVSMSWFGTRPRLMLAEPELIRWVLTDKCGHFVKPPLNPLVDLLQLGVSTLEGEKWAKRRKLITPAFHLEKLKGMIPAFSRSCCDLIHRWNQLTSAQGWCELDVKPEFHFLTGDVIAQTAFGSSYKEGKKIFRLQEEQVLLVLEAHQSIYFPGLRFIPTKKNKRRYAIDKEIKTTLRDMIHRKEQAKSSNVDLLDLLLQCKEQSENDITTEDIIEECKLLYFAGQETTANWLTWTLIVLSMNPNWQEKAREEVLQVCGKRTPGINDLNHLKIVSMILNEVFRLYPPVTILFRHTLQKTNIKGMSIPAGVELLLPILFVHHDPDYWGDNVEEFRPERFTEGVLNASKDQMAFYPFGWGLRICLGQNFATIEAKMALAMILQHFWFELSPSYSHTPCIGITLYPQHGAQLILHQL, from the exons ATGGAGGCCTCTATTTTCCaaacactattcttctcttttgtgTTATTAACCCTCTATGCTCTAATAAGAGTAGCCTACGTTATTTGGTTGAAGCCAAAAAGCATAGAGAAGCATTTGAGGAAGCAAGGGATCAGAGGCACCTCTTACAAGCTTATCCATGGTGACAGGAAAGAAATTACAAGGTGTAACATGGAAGCAGTGACCAAACCCATCTCTCTAAATGACCCAATTATTCCACGTGTATTCCCATTCTTTGATGCATTGGTGaaaaattatg GGAAGGTCTCCATGAGTTGGTTTGGAACAAGACCAAGATTGATGCTCGCGGAGCCAGAGCTGATCAGGTGGGTGTTAACAGATAAGTGTGGTCACTTTGTAAAGCCACCGTTGAATCCCCTTGTGGATCTTTTACAACTAGGAGTCTCAACCTTGGAAGGCGAAAAATGGGCCAAACGCAGAAAACTGATAACACCAGCTTTCCATCTCGAGAAACTAAAG GGTATGATCCCAGCATTTTCAAGGAGTTGTTGTGATCTGATTCATCGGTGGAACCAGTTAACGAGTGCTCAAGGATGGTGTGAATTGGACGTTAAACCAGAATTTCATTTTCTTACTGGTGATGTAATCGCTCAAACTGCCTTCGGAAGCAGCTACAAAGAGGGAAAGAAAATATTTCGACTTCAAGAAGAGCAAGTTCTTTTGGTCCTCGAAGCTCATCAGTCCATTTACTTTCCTGGTTTAAG ATTTATACCCACGAAAAAGAACAAGAGGAGATATGCTATAGACAAGGAGATCAAAACAACATTACGGGATATGATCCACAGGAAAGAGCAGGCCAAGTCCAGCAATGTAGACCTGCTAGACTTGCTACTACAGTGCAAAGAAcagtctgaaaatgacataactaCCGAGGATATAATAGAGGAATGCAAGTTGCTCTACTTTGCTGGTCAAGAGACCACGGCGAATTGGCTCACATGGACATTGATCGTTTTATCTATGAATCCAAACTGGCAAGAAAAGGCAAGAGAAGAGGTTTTACAGGTTTGTGGCAAGAGAACACCAGGAATCAATGATCTAAACCACCTCAAAATC GTTTCAATGATACTAAATGAGGTGTTCAGGTTATATCCACCAGTGACTATTCTATTTCGACACACTCTCCAAAAAACCAACATAAAAGGAATGTCCATTCCAGCAGGCGTAGAGCTTTTGTTGCCCATATTGTTTGTTCATCATGATCCTGATTACTGGGGAGACAATGTGGAAGAATTCAGACCAGAGAGATTCACTGAAGGGGTTTTAAATGCATCAAAGGATCAAATGGCATTCTATCCATTTGGTTGGGGACTTAGAATTTGCCTAGGCCAAAATTTTGCTACTATAGAAGCAAAGATGGCTCTAGCAATGATTTTACAACATTTTTGGTTCGAGCTCTCGCCGTCTTACTCTCATACTCCTTGTATTGGCATAACTCTTTACCCACAACATGGAGCTCAACTTATCTTGCACCAACTATAA
- the LOC110662235 gene encoding cytochrome P450 CYP72A616, producing the protein MEVSIFQTLFFSSVLLTLYALIKIAYVIWLKPKSIEKHLRRQGIRGTSYKLIHGDRKEITRCNMEAETKPISLNDPIIPRVFPFFDAMVKNYGKVSMSWFGTRPRLMLAEPELIRWVLTDKCGHFVKPPLNPLVDLLQLGVSTLEGEKWAKRRKLITPAFHLEKLKGMIPAFSRSCCDLIHRWNQLTSAQGWCELDVKPEFHILAGDVIAQTAFGSSYKKGKKIFQLQEEQVLLALEAHHSIYFPGLRFIPTKKNKRRYAIDKEIKTTLRDMIHRKEQAKSSNVDLLDLLLQCKEQSENDITIEDIIEECKLLYFAGQEITANWLTWTLILLSMNPNWQENARVEVLQVCGKRTPEINDLNRLKIVSMILNEVLRLYPPETVLFRHTFRETNIKGMSIPAGVEILLPILSVHHDPDYWGENVEEFRPERFAEGVSNASKNQKAFYPFGWGPRICLGQNFATIEAKMALALILQHFWFEVSPSYSHTPCRRITLYPQHGAQLILHSI; encoded by the exons ATGGAGGTCTCTATTTTCCAAACACTGTTCTTCTCTTCTGTATTGTTAACTCTCTATGCTCTAATAAAAATAGCCTATGTTATTTGGTTGAAGCCAAAAAGCATAGAGAAGCATTTGAGGAGGCAAGGGATCAGAGGCACCTCTTACAAGCTTATCCATGGTGACAGGAAAGAAATTACAAGGTGCAACATGGAAGCAGAGACCAAACCCATCTCTCTAAATGACCCAATTATTCCACGTGTATTCCCATTCTTTGATGCAATGGTGAAAAATTATG GGAAGGTCTCTATGAGTTGGTTTGGAACAAGACCAAGGCTGATGCTGGCGGAGCCAGAGCTGATCAGGTGGGTGTTAACAGATAAGTGTGGTCACTTTGTAAAGCCACCGTTGAATCCCCTTGTGGATCTTTTACAACTAGGAGTCTCAACCTTGGAAGGAGAAAAATGGGCCAAACGCAGAAAACTGATAACACCAGCTTTCCATCTCGAGAAACTAAAG GGTATGATCCCAGCATTTTCAAGGAGTTGTTGTGATCTGATTCATCGGTGGAACCAGTTAACGAGCGCTCAAGGATGGTGTGAATTGGATGTTAAACCAGAATTTCATATTCTTGCCGGTGATGTAATCGCTCAAACTGCCTTTGGAAGCAGCTacaaaaagggaaagaaaatatTTCAACTTCAAGAAGAGCAAGTTCTTTTGGCCCTCGAAGCTCATCACTCCATTTACTTTCCTGGTTTAAG ATTTATACCCACTAAAAAGAACAAGAGGAGATATGCTATAGACAAGGAGATCAAAACAACATTACGGGATATGATCCACAGGAAAGAGCAGGCCAAGTCCAGCAATGTAGACTTGCTAGACTTGCTACTACAGTGCAAAGAGcagtctgaaaatgacataacaaTTGAGGATATAATAGAGGAATGCAAGCTGCTCTACTTTGCTGGTCAAGAGATCACGGCAAATTGGCTTACATGGACATTGATCCTTTTATCTATGAATCCAAACTGGCAAGAAAACGCCAGAGTGGAGGTTTTACAGGTTTGTGGCAAGAGAACACCAGAAATCAATGATCTAAACCGGCTCAAAATT GTTTCAATGATACTAAATGAGGTGTTGAGATTATATCCACCGGAAACTGTTCTGTTTCGACACACTTTCCGAGAAACCAACATAAAAGGAATGTCCATTCCAGCAGGCGTTGAGATTTTGTTGCCCATATTGTCTGTTCATCATGATCCTGATTACTGGGGAGAAAATGTGGAAGAATTCAGACCAGAGAGATTCGCTGAAGGGGTTTCAAATGCATCAAAGAATCAAAAGGCATTCTATCCGTTTGGTTGGGGGCCTAGAATTTGCCTAGGCCAAAATTTTGCTACTATAGAAGCAAAGATGGCTCTAGCATTGATTCTACAACATTTCTGGTTCGAGGTTTCCCCCTCTTACTCTCATACTCCTTGTCGTCGCATAACTCTTTACCCACAACATGGAGCTCAACTCATCCTGCACTCAATATAA